A genome region from Chengkuizengella sp. SCS-71B includes the following:
- a CDS encoding HD-GYP domain-containing protein, with protein sequence MKRVGVSQIQQGDQLVEDVTTMLGGTLFHKGTILRDREIEILTAFLVNNVVVEMEQDEEINDEELSILNNELTYEYQEVFSFIKKVFLNVHSDNIPLLEVRTKLESLISLIDQYDILSFAPPITDSTDYFIHKSIKVSMTSYLLAKWSNLPQREWIQVSISGLLHDIGNTKIDPAILHKSGRLISEEIQEIKKHTIHGYHILKDVTGINEGVKLAALQHHEKSDGSGYPLGSDKNKIHLYAKIVAVADIFHAMTSNKNYKEKISPYLALEEIQKLSFGKLDPSLVHTFIKKLTEFQSGSIVKLNNKMIGEIVFFDQNNPTRPWVNVEGQIINLDQERDLYIEQYLKKNK encoded by the coding sequence ATGAAAAGAGTAGGTGTATCGCAAATACAACAGGGAGATCAATTAGTAGAAGATGTGACTACAATGCTAGGTGGAACTTTATTTCATAAGGGGACTATTTTACGAGATAGAGAGATTGAGATTTTAACTGCATTTTTAGTGAATAACGTGGTTGTAGAAATGGAACAAGATGAAGAGATAAACGATGAGGAATTATCCATACTCAATAATGAATTGACATATGAATATCAAGAGGTATTTTCTTTTATTAAAAAAGTGTTTTTGAATGTTCACTCTGACAACATACCCTTATTAGAAGTGCGCACAAAGTTAGAGTCACTCATTTCCTTAATTGATCAATATGATATTTTATCATTTGCACCACCAATAACAGATTCTACAGATTATTTTATTCATAAAAGCATCAAAGTAAGTATGACCTCTTATTTACTAGCTAAATGGAGTAATTTACCTCAAAGAGAATGGATTCAAGTTAGTATTTCAGGGTTACTTCATGATATAGGGAATACAAAAATTGATCCTGCTATATTACATAAGTCAGGGAGATTAATTTCCGAGGAGATTCAAGAGATTAAAAAACATACTATTCATGGATATCATATCCTTAAAGATGTCACTGGGATTAATGAAGGAGTAAAGTTAGCAGCTCTTCAACATCACGAAAAAAGTGATGGCAGCGGGTATCCCTTGGGTTCTGATAAAAACAAAATACATCTATATGCGAAAATTGTAGCAGTAGCAGATATATTTCATGCAATGACTAGTAATAAGAACTATAAAGAAAAGATTTCACCATATCTAGCATTAGAGGAAATTCAAAAGTTGTCCTTTGGGAAATTGGATCCTAGCTTGGTCCATACCTTTATCAAAAAACTAACTGAATTTCAAAGTGGGAGTATAGTAAAGTTAAATAATAAAATGATTGGGGAAATCGTCTTTTTTGATCAAAACAATCCAACAAGGCCTTGGGTTAATGTAGAAGGACAAATTATTAATTTAGATCAAGAACGTGATTTGTATATTGAACAATATTTAAAGAAAAATAAGTGA